A region of Streptomyces deccanensis DNA encodes the following proteins:
- a CDS encoding RICIN domain-containing protein, producing the protein MSSGRLSRRTLLGAAGAAVATTALPVLPALSPLLTRAAAADAQTNLSNLVNMRFGMFNHFSLGTFTNEEWAAPSQSPALFAPTAVDCAQWAAAAAAAKMSYGILTTKHHDGFALWPSAYGTQNVANSSYKQDVVKAYCDAFRARGLKVGLYYSIWDRTFGVEAWESRHGVSGLETTDAIQPADMTFILGQITELLTNYGTIDLFITDGYAWQMGQQALSYQRIREHVKSLQPDIVMIDHGALSVPFLGDAIYFEEPLGVSAPAGNTYAATQGQTISNGWFWHPSTPTEGLMSKDAILSHLADLEPKYTSFILNCPPNRNGKLDTNIVNRLAEVGAAWSPNTSRPALPTQMLRAEHPVTPVSAYATGFRTGEGPLNAIDGLSDKGYETCWSTWGLSSALPHSITIDLGGVWSNVSTLEYLPKQWNRNDSTDGDITSYTISTSTDGTNFTQVATGTWAGNRATKVAEWPARNVGFVRIRATAATGGYANVGGVHIGGRTAKPALVSTTLPGNATVYRLVNRNSGKVADVEGGGTANDTRILQWPWLNAANQKWTFANTGDGYYKIKGAGSGKLMEVGALSRDDGGYVDIWSDAGAPQQQWAVTPTGDGYYFLINRYSGLCLAVDEGSTVDGAKIEQQPYASLTRQQWQIVAV; encoded by the coding sequence ATGTCGTCAGGAAGACTGTCCCGCCGCACGCTGCTGGGTGCGGCGGGGGCCGCTGTGGCCACCACCGCGCTGCCCGTGCTCCCCGCGTTGTCGCCTCTGCTCACGCGGGCGGCAGCCGCGGACGCCCAGACCAATCTCAGCAACCTGGTGAACATGCGGTTCGGCATGTTCAACCACTTCAGCCTGGGCACGTTCACCAACGAGGAGTGGGCCGCCCCGAGTCAGAGCCCCGCTCTGTTCGCGCCCACAGCCGTGGACTGTGCCCAGTGGGCGGCGGCCGCGGCAGCGGCGAAGATGAGCTACGGCATCCTGACGACCAAGCACCATGACGGCTTCGCGCTGTGGCCGAGCGCCTACGGCACCCAGAACGTCGCGAACAGCTCCTACAAGCAGGACGTGGTGAAGGCGTACTGCGACGCCTTCCGGGCGAGGGGGCTGAAGGTCGGCCTCTATTACTCGATCTGGGACCGCACCTTCGGTGTCGAGGCGTGGGAGAGCCGGCACGGGGTGTCCGGTCTCGAGACAACGGACGCCATCCAGCCCGCCGACATGACCTTCATCCTGGGCCAGATCACCGAACTGCTCACCAACTACGGCACCATCGACCTGTTCATCACCGACGGGTACGCGTGGCAGATGGGGCAGCAGGCCCTCTCCTACCAACGCATCCGGGAGCACGTGAAGTCGCTCCAGCCGGACATCGTCATGATCGACCACGGTGCGCTGTCGGTGCCGTTCCTCGGCGACGCGATCTACTTCGAGGAGCCGCTGGGTGTCTCCGCCCCGGCCGGGAACACCTACGCCGCCACGCAGGGGCAGACGATCAGCAACGGCTGGTTCTGGCATCCCTCCACGCCCACCGAGGGCCTGATGAGCAAGGACGCGATCCTGTCCCACCTGGCGGATCTGGAGCCGAAGTACACCTCGTTCATCCTCAACTGCCCGCCCAACCGCAACGGCAAGCTGGACACCAACATCGTCAACCGGCTCGCCGAAGTCGGCGCGGCATGGAGCCCCAACACCTCCCGGCCGGCGCTGCCGACCCAGATGCTGCGCGCCGAACACCCCGTGACCCCCGTCAGCGCCTACGCGACCGGCTTCCGCACCGGCGAGGGACCGCTCAACGCCATAGACGGGCTGAGCGACAAGGGATACGAGACCTGCTGGTCGACCTGGGGACTCTCCTCGGCCCTGCCGCACTCGATCACCATCGACCTGGGCGGGGTCTGGAGCAACGTCTCCACCCTGGAGTACCTGCCCAAGCAGTGGAACCGCAACGACTCCACCGACGGCGACATCACCTCGTACACCATCTCCACCAGCACCGACGGCACGAACTTCACCCAGGTCGCCACCGGCACCTGGGCCGGCAACCGCGCCACCAAGGTGGCCGAATGGCCCGCCCGGAACGTGGGCTTCGTACGGATCCGGGCCACCGCGGCCACCGGCGGCTACGCCAACGTCGGCGGCGTCCACATCGGCGGCCGGACGGCCAAGCCGGCACTGGTGTCCACGACGCTCCCCGGCAATGCCACCGTCTACCGGCTGGTCAACCGCAACAGCGGCAAGGTCGCCGACGTGGAGGGCGGAGGCACCGCGAACGACACCCGCATCCTCCAGTGGCCGTGGCTCAACGCGGCGAACCAGAAATGGACCTTCGCCAACACCGGCGACGGCTACTACAAGATCAAGGGTGCGGGCAGCGGCAAGCTCATGGAGGTCGGCGCACTCTCCCGCGACGACGGTGGCTACGTCGACATCTGGTCGGACGCCGGCGCCCCCCAGCAGCAATGGGCCGTCACCCCCACCGGCGACGGCTACTACTTCCTCATCAACCGCTACAGCGGGCTCTGCCTCGCCGTCGACGAAGGCAGCACCGTCGACGGGGCGAAGATCGAGCAGCAGCCGTACGCGTCACTGACGCGTCAGCAATGGCAGATCGTCGCCGTCTGA
- a CDS encoding IS5 family transposase (programmed frameshift) → MTAALVERMAPEELWTLFQRVVPPAPVRPQGGGHRRRGDREALAAIVFVATSGCTWNRLPPGFGLSGVTAFRRFTEWTEARVWAKLHRLVLDELGARGGLDWSRCAIDSVSVRALKGQLTGPNPTDRGKRGSKIHLIVDRQGLPLSVGISAANLHDSQALIPLVRGIPPIRSRRGPRRRRPGKLHGDKGYDYRYLRQWLASRGIPHRLARKGVESSQRLGRHRWVVERTVSWLSGCRRLHRRYERKPEHFLAFTAIAATLICHRRLTK, encoded by the exons ATGACTGCTGCGCTTGTCGAGCGGATGGCGCCGGAAGAGTTGTGGACGTTGTTCCAGCGGGTGGTGCCGCCGGCACCGGTTCGCCCGCAGGGTGGAGGGCACCGCCGGCGAGGGGACCGCGAGGCGCTGGCCGCGATCGTCTTCGTGGCCACCTCGGGCTGCACCTGGAACCGACTGCCGCCGGGCTTCGGGCTGTCGGGGGTCACCGCCTTCCGGCGGTTCACCGAGTGGACAGAAGCCAGGGTGTGGGCCAAGCTGCACCGCCTGGTCCTGGACGAACTCGGTGCCCGGGGTGGCCTTGACTGGTCGCGGTGCGCAATCGACTCCGTCAGCGTCCGTGCCCTCAAA GGGCAGCTGACGGGACCGAATCCGACCGACCGCGGCAAAAGGGGATCGAAAATCCACCTCATCGTGGACCGCCAGGGCCTGCCTCTGTCGGTCGGCATCTCCGCCGCCAACCTTCACGACAGCCAGGCACTCATCCCGCTGGTCCGCGGTATTCCGCCCATCCGTTCCCGACGCGGACCCCGACGCCGGCGGCCCGGCAAGCTGCATGGCGACAAGGGATACGACTACCGCTACCTGCGGCAATGGCTCGCTTCCCGCGGCATCCCGCACCGTCTCGCCCGCAAGGGCGTCGAGTCGTCCCAACGCCTGGGCCGGCACCGCTGGGTCGTGGAGCGGACCGTGTCCTGGCTGTCTGGCTGCCGACGCCTCCACCGCCGCTACGAGCGCAAGCCGGAACACTTCCTCGCGTTCACCGCCATCGCCGCCACCCTCATATGTCACCGCAGACTCACCAAGTGA
- a CDS encoding transposase family protein — translation MRGVLRADPLWVETFTGLRMTQFERLLKAVRERGGDGPRIGRPWCLPLAERVLVVAVYYRTNLTMRQLAPLFGISPATVCRVIRRLGPLLAIAPTSRPADAADRLWIVDGTLVPVRDRKVGASSRNYRFSVNVQVIIDADTRLVVATARPAPGNKADAHVWRNSGLPEQCRGVTVLGDGAYINTGLVVPHRKRPGRALLAGEEADNAEHRRVRARVEHAIGRLKNYKALRDCRQHGDGLHHAVQAVAHMHNLALSA, via the coding sequence ATGCGTGGGGTGTTGAGGGCTGATCCGTTGTGGGTGGAGACGTTCACGGGGCTGCGGATGACGCAGTTCGAGCGGTTGCTGAAGGCGGTGCGGGAGCGAGGTGGCGATGGGCCGCGGATCGGCCGGCCGTGGTGTCTGCCGCTTGCCGAGCGGGTGCTGGTGGTAGCGGTCTACTACCGGACGAACCTCACCATGCGGCAGCTCGCGCCGCTGTTCGGCATCTCGCCGGCGACGGTGTGCAGGGTCATCCGGCGGCTCGGACCCCTCCTCGCGATCGCGCCGACCTCGCGTCCGGCCGATGCCGCGGACCGGTTGTGGATCGTCGACGGCACGCTTGTGCCGGTCCGCGACCGCAAGGTCGGCGCCTCAAGCCGCAACTACCGGTTCTCCGTGAACGTGCAGGTCATCATCGATGCCGACACCCGCTTGGTCGTGGCGACGGCCCGTCCGGCTCCGGGCAACAAGGCCGACGCCCATGTCTGGCGGAACTCCGGCCTGCCGGAGCAGTGTCGGGGAGTCACGGTGCTCGGCGACGGCGCCTACATCAATACCGGGCTGGTCGTCCCGCACCGCAAACGACCCGGCCGGGCGCTGCTGGCTGGTGAGGAAGCCGACAACGCGGAGCATCGCCGTGTCCGTGCGCGGGTCGAGCATGCGATCGGCCGACTGAAGAACTACAAGGCCCTTCGTGACTGCCGACAGCACGGCGATGGCCTCCATCACGCCGTCCAAGCGGTCGCGCACATGCACAACCTCGCCCTGTCCGCGTGA
- a CDS encoding MerR family transcriptional regulator: protein MRVGELAARTGVSVRALRYYEEQHLLSAERSSSGQRHYPESAVDRVQLIQQLYAAGLSSRTIAELLPCVIDARATPALLERLTTERGHVDQRITELLHARDRLDAVISAATGNMLTGTSCGREAEVQIQRDGG, encoded by the coding sequence ATGCGCGTCGGAGAACTCGCCGCCCGGACCGGCGTCAGCGTCCGGGCCCTGCGCTACTACGAGGAGCAGCACCTGCTCAGCGCCGAGCGCAGTTCCAGCGGCCAGCGCCACTACCCCGAGAGCGCGGTCGACCGGGTCCAGCTCATCCAGCAGCTCTACGCCGCCGGGCTGTCCAGCAGGACCATCGCCGAGCTCCTGCCGTGCGTCATCGACGCCCGAGCCACACCCGCCCTGCTCGAGCGGCTGACGACAGAGCGCGGTCACGTCGACCAGCGCATCACCGAACTCCTGCACGCCCGGGACCGGCTCGATGCGGTCATCTCCGCCGCCACCGGCAACATGCTCACGGGCACGTCTTGCGGACGGGAGGCCGAAGTCCAGATCCAGCGCGACGGAGGCTGA
- a CDS encoding alpha/beta hydrolase family protein yields the protein MTASQMTGLTDPPFTPTVSVKPVVLPAPYRGEDLPVRVSAPVTGTKLPIVVFAHGFGSHLDGYAPLVDHWASHGFVVIQATHLDSRRYGLPADDPRRPHLWRYRVQDMKQILDELDHLEASVPALAGRVDRSRIVAAGHSFGGQTAGVLVGLRVMDPMTGIAQDMSDRRVMGSVQLATAGRGGDELTPFALENAPWLLGQDFSHITAPGLVVAGDKDELPLSTRGPSWTTDPYTLSPGGKSLLTVYGGRHSLGGIAGYEAAETTDEQPGRVALVRQVTLAYLRHVTGIDHTDWETAQVALTGDSHPLGRLESK from the coding sequence ATGACCGCGAGCCAGATGACCGGCCTCACGGACCCCCCGTTCACCCCGACCGTGTCGGTCAAGCCGGTCGTGCTTCCCGCGCCGTATCGCGGCGAGGATCTGCCCGTGCGCGTTTCCGCACCCGTCACCGGTACGAAGCTGCCGATCGTGGTGTTCGCGCACGGATTCGGTTCGCATCTGGACGGCTACGCGCCGCTGGTCGACCATTGGGCGTCCCATGGTTTCGTAGTGATCCAGGCCACACACCTCGACTCCCGGCGCTACGGTCTCCCCGCCGACGACCCCCGCAGGCCCCACCTGTGGCGCTACCGCGTGCAGGACATGAAGCAGATCCTCGACGAACTCGATCACCTGGAGGCGTCCGTACCCGCCCTCGCCGGCCGGGTGGACCGCAGCCGCATCGTCGCGGCGGGGCATTCCTTCGGCGGCCAGACCGCGGGTGTCCTCGTCGGCCTGCGTGTCATGGATCCGATGACTGGCATCGCGCAGGACATGTCCGACCGCCGGGTCATGGGCAGCGTCCAACTGGCCACCGCCGGCAGGGGCGGCGACGAATTGACCCCCTTCGCCCTCGAGAACGCTCCCTGGCTGCTCGGCCAGGACTTCTCCCACATCACCGCGCCCGGACTCGTCGTCGCCGGGGACAAGGACGAACTCCCGCTCTCCACCCGGGGACCGTCCTGGACGACCGACCCGTACACCCTCAGCCCCGGCGGCAAGAGCCTGCTGACGGTCTACGGCGGCCGGCACTCCCTCGGCGGCATCGCGGGCTACGAGGCAGCCGAGACCACCGACGAACAACCCGGCCGCGTCGCCCTCGTCCGGCAAGTCACCCTCGCCTACCTCCGCCACGTCACCGGCATCGACCACACCGACTGGGAAACCGCGCAAGTCGCGCTCACCGGCGACTCCCACCCGCTGGGCCGACTGGAGTCGAAGTAA
- a CDS encoding class I adenylate-forming enzyme family protein, with protein MNFASLPDRRAALDPDGAAVSDGRQALTNVQLLRRVQAAARQLQDLGIGPGDVVALKLTNRVEFVLLLFAAWRLGATITPVNPSMTDVEVARQLKDSGARLLVGEDGEAAAVDGTAVLAVGELREGGAAEPGEAPLPDPSALALLIYTSGTTGVPKGVMLDHANIDAMADMGRRALEVGPADRCLLILPLFHVNGIVVSTLIPLLAGASVAIADRFRPETFFDVVERERPTFFSAVPTIYTMLAALPDTVRPDTSSLRFGVCGAAPASAELLTRFEARYGFPLVEGYGLSEGTCASTINPVAGPRRAGTVGLPFPGQEIRIVDPGGSEVPPGVDGEVVVRGPNVMRGYLGRPEETAKVIVDGWLHTGDVGRVDADGYLTLVGRSKDMIIRGGENIYPKEIEDVLVGYPSVLEAAVIGVPDEKWGEVVVAYVQPRPGGHVDPSALQALCARSLTGFKRPTAFFVVEAIAKNAVGKIDKVALRAAHAEVAARS; from the coding sequence ATGAACTTCGCATCTCTGCCCGACCGCCGCGCGGCCCTCGACCCCGACGGGGCCGCGGTCTCGGACGGCCGTCAGGCGCTCACCAACGTCCAGTTGCTGCGTCGCGTCCAGGCGGCGGCACGTCAGCTCCAGGACCTCGGGATCGGCCCCGGCGACGTCGTGGCCCTCAAGCTGACCAACCGCGTCGAGTTCGTGCTCCTGCTGTTCGCCGCCTGGCGGCTCGGCGCCACCATCACGCCGGTCAACCCGAGCATGACCGACGTCGAAGTGGCCCGACAGCTCAAGGACTCCGGCGCACGCCTGCTGGTGGGCGAGGACGGTGAGGCCGCCGCAGTGGACGGGACCGCCGTCCTCGCCGTCGGCGAACTGCGGGAGGGTGGCGCGGCGGAGCCGGGCGAGGCCCCCCTTCCGGACCCGTCCGCGCTGGCCCTGCTCATCTACACCAGCGGCACGACCGGGGTGCCCAAAGGGGTGATGCTCGACCACGCCAACATCGACGCCATGGCGGACATGGGGCGTCGGGCGCTGGAGGTCGGGCCGGCCGACCGGTGCCTGCTGATCCTGCCGCTCTTCCACGTCAACGGCATCGTGGTCAGCACCCTCATACCGTTGCTGGCCGGCGCGAGTGTCGCCATCGCCGACCGGTTCCGTCCTGAGACCTTCTTCGACGTCGTCGAGCGCGAGCGCCCCACCTTCTTCAGCGCCGTCCCGACGATCTACACGATGCTCGCGGCGCTCCCGGACACCGTCCGGCCCGACACCTCGTCGCTCCGCTTCGGAGTCTGCGGCGCGGCACCCGCCTCCGCCGAGCTGCTGACCCGGTTCGAGGCCCGTTACGGGTTCCCGCTCGTGGAGGGGTACGGGCTGTCCGAGGGGACCTGCGCGTCCACCATCAATCCTGTCGCGGGCCCTCGACGCGCGGGAACCGTGGGACTGCCCTTCCCCGGCCAGGAGATCCGGATCGTCGACCCCGGCGGCAGCGAGGTGCCGCCGGGCGTGGACGGAGAGGTCGTCGTGCGGGGCCCCAACGTCATGCGGGGCTATCTCGGACGCCCGGAGGAAACAGCGAAAGTCATCGTCGACGGCTGGCTGCACACCGGCGACGTGGGCCGGGTCGACGCCGACGGCTACCTGACCCTGGTAGGACGTTCCAAGGACATGATCATCCGGGGTGGGGAGAACATCTATCCCAAGGAGATCGAGGACGTCCTCGTCGGTTACCCGTCGGTGCTCGAGGCCGCCGTCATCGGCGTCCCCGACGAGAAATGGGGAGAGGTCGTCGTCGCCTACGTCCAGCCGCGACCGGGTGGGCACGTCGATCCGTCGGCTCTGCAGGCCCTCTGCGCCCGCAGCCTCACCGGCTTCAAGCGCCCGACCGCGTTCTTCGTGGTGGAGGCCATCGCGAAGAACGCAGTCGGCAAGATCGACAAGGTCGCGCTGCGCGCCGCCCACGCGGAGGTCGCCGCGCGGTCCTGA
- a CDS encoding alpha/beta hydrolase — protein MTTQQSFTRHDITFPSGDSRCAGWLYLPTGVTSPPVVVLGHGLGAVREMRLDAFAERFAQAGIAAVAFTYRHFGDSGGHPRQLLSIKRQLADWDAALAYVKTRTDVDRTRIAVWGSSFGGGHAITVASRHPELRAAVAQCPFTDGLAAALALGPAASLKVLPVVARDLAARGRGKPPVMVPIAAAPGATALMNAPDALPGYQALQPPGTTFRNEVAARVIPTILTYRPGRAAKKIAFPILFCVSDTDSVTPPAQTLRYARTAPRGETKRYDAGHFDFYTGETFEVLVRDQIEFLTRQLDPAAAASAA, from the coding sequence ATGACCACGCAGCAGTCCTTCACCCGGCACGACATCACGTTCCCTTCCGGCGACAGCAGATGCGCCGGATGGCTCTACCTCCCCACAGGCGTCACGTCTCCGCCCGTCGTCGTCCTCGGGCACGGCCTCGGCGCCGTCCGCGAGATGCGCCTGGACGCCTTCGCCGAGCGCTTCGCACAGGCCGGCATCGCCGCGGTGGCCTTCACCTACCGGCACTTCGGCGACAGCGGCGGCCACCCGCGCCAGCTCCTGTCGATCAAGCGTCAGCTCGCCGACTGGGACGCCGCCCTCGCCTACGTCAAGACGCGCACGGACGTCGACCGGACGCGTATCGCCGTGTGGGGCAGCTCGTTCGGCGGCGGCCATGCCATCACCGTCGCCTCCCGCCATCCCGAACTGCGCGCGGCCGTGGCGCAGTGCCCGTTCACCGACGGTCTCGCCGCGGCGCTCGCGCTGGGCCCCGCCGCCTCGCTCAAGGTCCTCCCCGTGGTGGCCCGCGATCTGGCGGCGCGAGGTCGTGGGAAGCCGCCCGTCATGGTTCCGATCGCCGCCGCCCCCGGCGCAACGGCGCTCATGAACGCTCCGGACGCCCTGCCCGGATACCAGGCGCTCCAGCCCCCGGGAACGACGTTCCGCAACGAGGTGGCGGCCAGGGTCATCCCGACCATCCTCACCTACCGGCCCGGGCGCGCGGCCAAGAAGATCGCCTTCCCGATCCTCTTCTGTGTCAGCGACACCGACTCCGTCACGCCTCCCGCCCAGACCCTCCGCTACGCGCGCACCGCGCCCAGAGGGGAGACCAAGAGGTACGACGCCGGCCACTTCGACTTCTACACCGGCGAGACCTTCGAGGTGCTGGTGCGCGACCAGATCGAGTTCCTCACCCGCCAACTGGACCCGGCGGCCGCCGCGTCGGCTGCGTGA
- a CDS encoding enoyl-CoA hydratase/isomerase family protein produces MPYKDKGRLTIEDRGAVLIVRVDGGPLQEFGLDIAQQLDRLVARADRDPNIRAVVFTGAHPERFVSHAAVRWLQEEGAASPTVGRRAASAVVRMAKHVDRSRLLGPVMRRTPMRGALQLERLHRSFLRMNASGVLYVAALNGSALGLGAEFAWACDLRVMADGDFFIGQPEILLGIIPGGGGTQRLTRLIGTHRSLAAILEGKPFTPEEALANGAVDKVVPQDKVVAQAVDLAEHFGKRSKGSVAAAKRSVYFGGSMSLEDGLHVERAEFFVQIMSKEGQELMLDYQATTAATGELPLYTPGTYARALASGSVPGRRPTSGR; encoded by the coding sequence ATGCCATACAAAGACAAGGGCCGTCTGACGATCGAAGATCGGGGGGCCGTCCTGATCGTCCGGGTGGACGGCGGCCCGCTCCAGGAGTTCGGCCTCGACATCGCCCAGCAGTTGGACAGGCTGGTGGCACGAGCCGACCGTGATCCGAACATCCGTGCCGTCGTCTTCACCGGGGCGCATCCCGAGCGGTTCGTCAGCCATGCCGCGGTCCGGTGGCTGCAGGAAGAGGGCGCCGCGAGTCCCACGGTCGGCCGGCGCGCCGCCTCAGCCGTCGTCCGCATGGCCAAGCACGTGGACCGGTCCCGCCTCCTCGGGCCCGTGATGCGCAGGACCCCGATGCGCGGGGCACTGCAGCTGGAACGTCTGCACAGGAGCTTCCTGCGGATGAACGCCAGCGGTGTGCTCTACGTCGCCGCCCTCAACGGTTCCGCCCTCGGCCTCGGCGCGGAGTTCGCCTGGGCGTGCGACCTGCGGGTCATGGCCGACGGAGACTTCTTCATCGGGCAGCCGGAGATCCTCCTCGGCATCATCCCGGGCGGCGGCGGCACCCAGCGGCTGACCCGCCTGATCGGCACCCACCGGTCCCTGGCCGCGATCCTCGAAGGCAAGCCGTTCACGCCCGAGGAGGCCCTCGCCAACGGCGCGGTGGACAAGGTCGTTCCGCAGGACAAGGTGGTCGCGCAGGCGGTCGATCTCGCCGAGCACTTCGGGAAGCGGTCGAAGGGGTCGGTCGCGGCCGCCAAGAGGTCGGTGTATTTCGGCGGCTCGATGTCCCTGGAGGACGGCCTGCACGTCGAACGCGCCGAGTTCTTCGTCCAGATCATGTCGAAGGAAGGCCAGGAACTGATGCTCGACTACCAGGCCACCACCGCCGCCACCGGCGAACTCCCGCTCTACACACCGGGCACCTACGCTCGGGCTCTCGCCTCGGGCAGTGTGCCGGGCCGTCGCCCGACGAGCGGGCGGTGA
- a CDS encoding TetR/AcrR family transcriptional regulator codes for MAGRAKVEDAPERLVRAAIGLLAEQGPSALKARAVASASGLSTMVVYSHFGGIPELMSAVADHGFRELGAAFARVPVTEDPIADLFAMALTCRRQARENPHLYDLMFGLSTRATYRPLPDTDRRLSGRSPAFQEAHAHVTAACERLVRLGRVERQEPEAIAAQLWSYVHGYITLELAEHFAEFDDAVAQVLLPLGVNFCVGLGDRRERAEASHAAGVRLYDSIVQGG; via the coding sequence ATGGCAGGGCGGGCGAAGGTCGAGGACGCACCGGAACGACTTGTGCGGGCGGCCATCGGCTTGCTGGCCGAACAGGGTCCGTCGGCCTTGAAGGCGCGCGCGGTGGCTTCCGCGAGCGGACTGTCGACGATGGTGGTCTACAGCCACTTCGGCGGGATCCCCGAGCTGATGAGCGCTGTCGCCGACCACGGGTTCAGGGAACTCGGCGCGGCGTTCGCCCGGGTGCCGGTGACGGAGGACCCGATCGCGGATCTCTTCGCCATGGCTCTGACCTGCCGTCGGCAGGCCCGTGAGAACCCGCACCTCTACGACCTGATGTTCGGACTGTCCACCCGGGCGACGTACCGGCCTCTGCCGGACACGGACCGTCGCCTGAGCGGGCGTTCCCCGGCCTTTCAGGAAGCCCACGCTCATGTCACCGCGGCGTGCGAACGGCTGGTGCGATTGGGCAGGGTCGAGCGACAGGAACCCGAAGCCATCGCCGCCCAGCTGTGGAGTTACGTGCATGGTTACATCACCCTCGAACTGGCTGAGCACTTCGCGGAGTTCGACGACGCCGTGGCCCAGGTGCTCCTGCCGCTGGGTGTGAACTTCTGTGTCGGACTGGGCGACCGGCGGGAACGTGCCGAGGCCTCCCACGCGGCCGGCGTGCGCCTGTACGACTCGATCGTTCAAGGCGGCTGA
- a CDS encoding short-chain dehydrogenase/reductase codes for MKRDLLGRKLVVTGAARGIGEKVARLAAARGARVTVIGLEADRLRALADELGPTASWREADVRDGAALRSAIDEAAEVMGGIDLVVANAGVVAYGTVRQTDEASFERVLDINLNGVFRTLKYATPHLERSRGHVLVVASALSFMPLAAMASYGASKAGAELLALTYRQEVAHLGVTVGVVHPSWIDTDLVRGAEADLPSFQDLRTRLPYPGNVTTSADRAAAAIVDGLVRRRSRVYVPRAVVVANWAKALLNSPPAWPWARRFAARAVPSLEREVAALGRHDQLTPGTDAPAEEPRAS; via the coding sequence ATGAAACGTGACTTGCTGGGCAGGAAGCTGGTTGTCACCGGAGCGGCACGCGGCATCGGCGAGAAGGTGGCCCGCCTGGCCGCCGCCCGAGGGGCCCGGGTGACCGTGATCGGTCTCGAAGCCGACCGGTTGCGCGCCCTCGCCGACGAGCTGGGTCCCACCGCTTCGTGGCGTGAGGCCGACGTACGCGACGGGGCCGCCCTACGGTCGGCGATCGACGAGGCCGCCGAGGTCATGGGCGGCATCGACCTCGTCGTCGCCAACGCCGGCGTCGTGGCGTACGGGACGGTGCGGCAGACGGACGAGGCATCGTTCGAGCGGGTGCTGGACATCAACCTGAACGGTGTGTTCCGCACCCTGAAGTACGCGACGCCGCATCTGGAGCGCAGCCGGGGCCACGTGCTGGTCGTCGCGTCCGCGCTGTCGTTCATGCCGCTGGCCGCGATGGCCTCCTACGGCGCGAGCAAGGCCGGGGCCGAATTGCTCGCCCTGACCTACCGGCAGGAGGTGGCCCACCTCGGGGTCACGGTCGGCGTGGTCCACCCCTCCTGGATCGACACGGACCTCGTGCGCGGCGCCGAGGCGGACCTCCCCTCGTTCCAGGATCTGCGCACGCGGCTGCCCTATCCGGGCAATGTCACCACGAGCGCAGACCGGGCGGCCGCCGCGATCGTCGACGGACTCGTACGCCGGCGCAGCCGCGTGTACGTCCCGCGCGCGGTCGTCGTGGCCAACTGGGCCAAGGCGCTGCTGAATTCACCGCCGGCCTGGCCCTGGGCGAGGCGTTTCGCGGCCCGGGCGGTTCCGTCCCTCGAACGGGAGGTCGCGGCGCTGGGGAGGCACGACCAGCTCACGCCGGGCACGGATGCCCCTGCCGAAGAGCCCAGGGCGTCCTAG
- a CDS encoding MarR family winged helix-turn-helix transcriptional regulator translates to MSEAPLVPGTVAEHTICLLVKLGQVAFRIAEDGISGTGLRVRHYSVLQALADNGAMPQLALGSFLRIDPATMVTSLDDLERAGYAERTRDPQDRRRYAVDITDEGREVLAVLNRTLAGLDHDILADLGSPERHTLHTLLCSLAESPALTAMFDAVREQSGAKRA, encoded by the coding sequence ATGTCCGAGGCTCCGCTGGTACCGGGGACAGTGGCCGAACACACCATCTGCCTGCTGGTCAAGCTCGGGCAGGTGGCCTTCAGGATCGCCGAGGACGGCATCAGCGGTACCGGCCTGCGGGTGCGCCACTACAGCGTCCTCCAGGCCCTGGCCGACAACGGTGCCATGCCGCAGCTGGCGCTCGGCTCGTTCCTGCGCATCGACCCGGCGACGATGGTGACGAGCCTCGACGACCTGGAGCGGGCCGGTTACGCCGAGCGGACACGCGATCCGCAGGACCGGCGTCGCTACGCCGTGGACATCACCGACGAGGGGCGCGAGGTCCTGGCCGTCCTCAACCGCACGCTCGCGGGCCTCGACCACGACATCCTCGCCGACCTGGGCTCCCCCGAACGGCACACGCTGCACACCCTGCTGTGCAGCCTCGCCGAGAGCCCCGCTCTCACCGCCATGTTCGACGCCGTACGCGAGCAGAGCGGCGCGAAAAGGGCCTGA